In Glycine soja cultivar W05 chromosome 10, ASM419377v2, whole genome shotgun sequence, the genomic stretch AGATGAATAACTTAGTCATTTACAAAACTTACATTTTATCTTGTTAAGCACAATTAAACCTTGGAGATTATTAGTGATGGAGGTCTAGCGCAATTGATTGAGTAGGGTTTGTGAGTTATCGTAAATCTACTCATattgttttctatttctatggattaaaaaaaacttgaagatTATCATTTATCAATCTAGCTAGTTtgctttaaatttgttttcaattaacATAATGTTTCTTCAGGGCTGTTGTGGGGGGCTACATTTCGGAGATGTTCTGTGTTTGGACCTTGAAAAAATGGATTGGAGCAAGCTTGCCACCACAGGTGAAAAGCCAGGCCCTAGAGATAGCCACAGTGCTGTTCTTGTAGGGCACAAAATGATAGTTTTTGGTGGCACAAATGGGTTGAAGAAGGTGAATGACACTCATATATTGGACCTTGTTACCAAGGAGTGGTTTCGTCCAAAATGTGAAGGGACTCCTCCTTCTCCAAGGGAAAGTCACACTgcaaccctagttggggatgaAAGACTAGTGATTTTTGGTGGCAGTGGAGAAGGTGAGGCAAACTATTTGAATGATTTGCATGTTCTAGACCTTCGAACCATGAGGTGGACTTCTCCTACGGTCAAAGGTGATTTTCCTGTGCCTAGGGACAGTCACAGCACTCTTGCAATTGGGAACAAGCTTATTATGTATGGTGGAGACTGTGGTGATCAGTATCAGGGTGATGTTAATGTTCTTGACATGGATACGATGAGTTGGTCAAGggtatggtttttttttctcttgttgtTTCTAtagtttgtttgtttgtatGCAACTGAAACACCAAGGATCATGTTTTCAAGTTTTCGCCTGCATGGGACTTAAACAATCAATGGCTTTCCTTGCAATTTGATGACAGTTGAGAATTCAAGGTTCTTCCCCAGGAGTCAGGGCAGGCCATGCGGCTGTGAATATTGGAACCAAGGCAAGTTCTTTTCAGatgcaacattttttttctttttctgttatgACGATCTTCAATTTCTTTGCAACTTGGTTTTTACTTAATATATGGTACTATTTGAAACTTAACCTCGAATGCAAGTTCTTGGAGGTTCTAATTTCTAAGGTTTAAGAATTGGTTCTTACTTAGAGGAGTTTGACATGGCTTCTAATTGTAACAAgttcttattaaaataaaataaaattatgaaataaatgtttattttaataaaataaacattaaaataattaattttttatttttttaatatgtttgtcattaaaaaaacaattttctgtttattttaaaaaataaatctatctacttattttttttaaaaaattaagattaaacaAACTAATCCAATACATGAGACTAGTTTTAAGTTCTTAAATGATTGCAATATAGGAGTaggaaatattaaattttttaaatagtgacaTAGTAAAGTCCAAAACCTGCACTATTTAAGATTCTCTAAGAAGATGAAAATTTTCATGATTAATTTACAGATCTACATCATTGGAGGGGTAGGAGATAAACGTTATTATAATGACATATGGGTCTTTGATATCTGCACTTGTTCGTGGACTCAGCTTGATATTCGTGGTCAACAACCACAGGGTCGGTTTTCTCACACAGCTGTTGTTGCAGACATGGATATTGCCATATATGGCGGGTTGGTTGGTTCCCATTTACTAcaatttattagttaataaatgTGACTATGACAAttcctattttgttttctacagTATTTCCTTCTGCATATCAGATTTTCTTTTcgatatctttatttatttatttattggtaatttatttatcaGTAAATGTTAATAGAAAAGATCGAACTCAtgacttttgtttcttttcttcttttttaagtaTCCAACCAACTTCATATCTCCTTTCTTTTTGATATCTTTGTTTTTGACTTGTAGCAGGTGTGGGGAAGATGAGCGTCCTTTGAACGAATTGTTAGTGTTGCAGCTTGGAGCAGAGCATCCAAATGGGCGTTACAACATTTCCATGTGCAAAGTTTTTGGAACTTGTTGGAACCATGAAAAGAGGACCATACCTGGAGGAGCAGATACCAACTCGGTACAAAAGCTCGTGTAGCAATGTTGTTATAAGTTCTTGTTGATgtgataatttatttctttttcaaaagaagAACTAATTAACAATGTTGTTTTAAAGCAGACAACTCCACGCAATGGGAATAATAATATGGAAGTCTTGGGTAAATGGGCTTATGAAGTTGTATCGGATAAAGTGAACCCTTGTCACTTTGATTCTGGTGGGTTAAGACTTT encodes the following:
- the LOC114370472 gene encoding acyl-CoA-binding domain-containing protein 4-like isoform X1, giving the protein MGSLVAETAMKKPMWLYPKVLGFNPSERWGHSACFSGGLMYVFGGCCGGLHFGDVLCLDLEKMDWSKLATTGEKPGPRDSHSAVLVGHKMIVFGGTNGLKKVNDTHILDLVTKEWFRPKCEGTPPSPRESHTATLVGDERLVIFGGSGEGEANYLNDLHVLDLRTMRWTSPTVKGDFPVPRDSHSTLAIGNKLIMYGGDCGDQYQGDVNVLDMDTMSWSRLRIQGSSPGVRAGHAAVNIGTKIYIIGGVGDKRYYNDIWVFDICTCSWTQLDIRGQQPQGRFSHTAVVADMDIAIYGGRCGEDERPLNELLVLQLGAEHPNGRYNISMCKVFGTCWNHEKRTIPGGADTNSTTPRNGNNNMEVLGKWAYEVVSDKVNPCHFDSGTSQQKRRRIAIAKVWDVESEQEEHSLSLSQHSSPSQSDQEQTPGQKSNVSVMDAQSYHWFKQINKSPSYCQLDNIPSNNTALKNITQRSVHLIENQPKQEHYLHVDEDRKGARHTQHLIGAEVRGKVDGAFDSGLLMTAAVNGRVFRGVLFAPGAGVFSTSVEPKCSVSCSFPSTQPFMNSNHHVRDSQQVANCSRAEPCHGISQPVLAQPTPIMRGTTVSLAKEHKVRSDLQGLVLTLGGPASGNHA
- the LOC114370472 gene encoding acyl-CoA-binding domain-containing protein 4-like isoform X2, translating into MGSLVAETAMKKPMWLYPKVLGFNPSERWGHSACFSGGLMYVFGGCCGGLHFGDVLCLDLEKMDWSKLATTGEKPGPRDSHSAVLVGHKMIVFGGTNGLKKVNDTHILDLVTKEWFRPKCEGTPPSPRESHTATLVGDERLVIFGGSGEGEANYLNDLHVLDLRTMRWTSPTVKGDFPVPRDSHSTLAIGNKLIMYGGDCGDQYQGDVNVLDMDTMSWSRLRIQGSSPGVRAGHAAVNIGTKIYIIGGVGDKRYYNDIWVFDICTCSWTQLDIRGQQPQGRFSHTAVVADMDIAIYGGCGEDERPLNELLVLQLGAEHPNGRYNISMCKVFGTCWNHEKRTIPGGADTNSTTPRNGNNNMEVLGKWAYEVVSDKVNPCHFDSGTSQQKRRRIAIAKVWDVESEQEEHSLSLSQHSSPSQSDQEQTPGQKSNVSVMDAQSYHWFKQINKSPSYCQLDNIPSNNTALKNITQRSVHLIENQPKQEHYLHVDEDRKGARHTQHLIGAEVRGKVDGAFDSGLLMTAAVNGRVFRGVLFAPGAGVFSTSVEPKCSVSCSFPSTQPFMNSNHHVRDSQQVANCSRAEPCHGISQPVLAQPTPIMRGTTVSLAKEHKVRSDLQGLVLTLGGPASGNHA